One part of the Tunicatimonas pelagia genome encodes these proteins:
- a CDS encoding type II toxin-antitoxin system RelE/ParE family toxin: MADRFYAQLDDKLQQILTHPYLYAVRYSEVRCVQLERFPYLVHYYVEVEEQQITVLGVIHTSRDPLEGTERL; this comes from the coding sequence TTGGCTGATCGGTTTTATGCTCAATTAGATGATAAACTACAGCAAATACTTACCCATCCGTACCTATACGCAGTTCGCTATTCCGAAGTACGCTGCGTTCAATTAGAGAGGTTTCCCTATTTAGTACATTATTACGTAGAAGTAGAAGAGCAGCAGATTACGGTTCTGGGTGTTATTCACACTAGCCGTGACCCTCTCGAAGGAACTGAAAGGCTATAA